The Candidatus Latescibacterota bacterium genome has a segment encoding these proteins:
- the miaA gene encoding tRNA (adenosine(37)-N6)-dimethylallyltransferase MiaA, with protein sequence MNPLVIVGPTASGKSALALNIAIRTGGEIVSIDSRQVYRGLDIGTAKPSQHDRELVPHHLLDIIGPERKTDARWFSRIASEAVRDVLSRSKLPILTGGSGLYLKAILEGLFSIDLDEDMRSAFAKSIIETSTCELLKELRKVDKESAERIHPNDRYRLTRALEVYSLTGLSLSDHFARQKESEGGGLDMICLKTGIDITRKELRKRIAERTLLMFDDGWPEEVRSLLSQGADPEWYGMKTLGYPEVISYVNGESSRQETIDKIVLKTSQYAKRQMTWFRSDKDIRWINGDVRKQSELVFKMLDTKEFN encoded by the coding sequence ATGAATCCTCTCGTAATCGTCGGCCCAACTGCTTCCGGGAAAAGTGCTCTGGCATTGAATATTGCTATCCGTACGGGAGGGGAGATAGTTTCCATAGACTCCAGGCAGGTCTATCGGGGCCTTGATATCGGCACAGCAAAACCTTCACAACATGATCGTGAACTCGTGCCTCATCATCTTCTTGATATTATAGGACCTGAAAGGAAAACAGACGCGAGATGGTTTTCCAGGATTGCTTCTGAAGCAGTCCGGGATGTACTGTCCCGATCAAAACTCCCAATATTGACCGGTGGATCGGGTCTATATCTCAAAGCAATTCTCGAAGGTCTTTTCAGCATCGATCTAGATGAGGATATGAGGTCCGCATTTGCGAAATCAATAATTGAGACCTCTACTTGCGAACTCCTCAAAGAATTACGAAAAGTGGACAAGGAAAGCGCAGAGAGGATCCATCCCAATGACAGATATCGGCTAACCAGAGCATTGGAAGTTTACAGTCTCACGGGGCTATCATTAAGTGATCATTTTGCTCGACAGAAGGAATCCGAAGGGGGAGGGCTTGATATGATCTGCCTTAAGACTGGCATAGATATTACCAGGAAAGAATTAAGAAAACGGATAGCTGAAAGAACTCTATTGATGTTCGACGATGGCTGGCCGGAAGAAGTCAGGTCTCTTTTGTCACAAGGAGCCGATCCGGAGTGGTACGGGATGAAGACTCTTGGCTATCCAGAGGTCATATCTTACGTAAATGGGGAATCTTCCAGGCAGGAAACGATCGACAAAATCGTGCTGAAAACGTCACAATATGCAAAAAGACAGATGACATGGTTCAGGAGTGACAAAGATATAAGATGGATCAATGGAGATGTTCGGAAGCAAAGTGAACTGGTGTTCAAGATGCTTGACACGAAGGAGTTCAACTGA
- a CDS encoding DUF512 domain-containing protein — protein sequence MTLKIKSISGNKGFFREEDEIVSIDDVMVCDQLDILFLSAGEGAAQFTVRRKNGKVVSRRIKYSTLEKAMPVFEEMEFKSCRSRCVFCFVDQMPPGMRRSLYLKDDDYRLSFLFGNYVTMNDIKDSELDRIIKYNLSPLYVSIHATDRKTRKTLFGRPIKRDILSDLRFLAEKGITYHAQIVLVNNLNTGRILDRTVRDIASLRPSCRSLAIVPVGLTKHRRGLSKIRGFSKAEARKIVDWAEQARVKYSTSLYPDTFIHLSDEFYLLAGKVLPATEDYGDYEQLSNGVGMCRDFIDETIEDIEGLAFSGIKRFEMTVVTGRLGSIFLKKYIIPILKKKIPGADIEILTASNMTFGSKVTVSGLLAGRDIINVLASSKQRGCVVMPPNSVNHDGVFLDDITPGEIEDISGRKVIVPERSFLEESVIIQCERRNGR from the coding sequence ATGACGTTAAAGATAAAAAGTATATCGGGCAACAAAGGATTCTTTCGGGAAGAAGACGAGATAGTCTCGATCGATGATGTTATGGTATGTGATCAGCTGGATATCCTGTTTCTTTCCGCTGGCGAAGGCGCAGCGCAATTCACCGTTCGTCGAAAGAACGGGAAGGTAGTATCAAGAAGGATAAAATATTCCACATTAGAAAAGGCAATGCCTGTATTCGAGGAAATGGAGTTTAAAAGCTGCAGGAGTCGTTGTGTTTTCTGCTTTGTCGATCAGATGCCACCAGGGATGAGGAGATCACTGTATCTCAAGGATGACGACTACCGGTTGAGCTTTCTTTTTGGTAATTATGTTACAATGAACGACATCAAAGATTCCGAACTTGACAGGATAATTAAGTACAATCTTTCCCCGCTATACGTGTCCATACATGCTACGGACAGGAAAACCCGAAAAACCCTTTTTGGGAGGCCCATAAAGAGAGACATTCTTTCAGATCTACGGTTCCTGGCTGAAAAGGGTATCACGTACCATGCCCAGATCGTGCTTGTTAACAATTTAAACACGGGAAGAATCCTTGATCGCACCGTAAGGGATATCGCATCCTTAAGACCTTCTTGCAGATCTCTCGCTATTGTACCCGTAGGCCTTACGAAGCATCGCCGAGGCTTGAGCAAGATAAGAGGCTTTTCAAAGGCGGAAGCCAGAAAAATAGTAGATTGGGCTGAACAGGCTCGGGTAAAGTATTCTACTTCACTCTATCCTGATACATTTATACATCTTTCCGACGAGTTCTACCTTCTCGCCGGGAAAGTCCTTCCAGCTACCGAGGATTATGGTGATTACGAGCAACTGTCAAATGGAGTCGGGATGTGCAGGGATTTCATCGATGAGACAATCGAAGATATAGAAGGATTAGCCTTTTCCGGCATAAAAAGATTCGAGATGACTGTTGTTACCGGAAGGCTTGGTTCGATCTTCCTGAAAAAATATATTATCCCGATCTTGAAGAAGAAAATACCTGGCGCCGACATTGAAATCCTTACAGCTTCAAACATGACCTTTGGCAGCAAAGTCACCGTATCAGGGCTTCTGGCAGGGAGGGATATCATAAATGTGCTGGCCTCCAGCAAACAGCGAGGATGTGTAGTCATGCCTCCAAATAGCGTAAATCACGATGGAGTCTTTCTGGACGATATCACGCCTGGAGAAATAGAAGATATTTCTGGAAGAAAAGTGATTGTACCCGAGAGATCGTTTCTCGAAGAAAGTGTCATAATCCAGTGTGAACGGAGGAACGGTCGATGA
- the der gene encoding ribosome biogenesis GTPase Der produces MKKYSTVAIIGKINSGKSTLFNRITKTRKAITHETPGVTRDRIEEVASWNGVSFNLIDTGGFSLSGEDHLQPLITERIKRTADEAELIIFLVDVDTGVTSEDQNLLKTFRTFRDRMILVVNKVENKQDHIDANEFYGIGLGDIFMVSALHGTGVADLLDEVVSRLPKKPADKPEEEDLRIAIIGKPNVGKSSLVNALLGEDRHIVSEEPGTTRDTINIRIKYHGKDIVLVDTAGVKRKARTERGLDSISSLKSIQSVTDADIVLVMIDGSEPEISRQDTRIAALPHKSGKGVIILINKWDLVEKDEKTAGKFTQRVRDEFQFINYAPVLTISAKDSTRLTKIFPLCFSIQEARRKQIGTSELNRSIEEAVKAKAPGFFKTGTGKIYYSTQTGIEPPTFTLFVNKTTYFPRSYIRYINNKIRKRFTFEGTKVKLFLRSKEK; encoded by the coding sequence ATGAAAAAATATTCTACAGTGGCGATTATAGGGAAGATTAACTCTGGCAAATCGACACTCTTCAACAGAATTACCAAAACCCGAAAGGCGATAACTCATGAAACACCCGGTGTGACGAGAGACAGAATAGAGGAAGTCGCCTCATGGAACGGTGTTAGTTTTAATCTCATCGACACGGGTGGTTTCAGCCTAAGTGGAGAAGACCATCTACAGCCTCTAATAACGGAGAGAATAAAAAGAACGGCCGATGAAGCCGAACTGATTATTTTCCTGGTGGATGTTGATACGGGGGTAACGTCCGAAGATCAAAACCTACTTAAGACATTCAGGACGTTCAGGGATAGAATGATCCTGGTCGTTAACAAAGTCGAAAACAAACAGGACCACATCGATGCGAACGAATTTTATGGAATAGGCCTCGGCGACATTTTTATGGTAAGCGCGTTGCATGGTACTGGTGTTGCCGATCTTCTTGATGAAGTAGTATCACGGTTGCCAAAAAAACCAGCCGACAAGCCGGAGGAGGAAGATTTAAGAATCGCAATAATCGGCAAGCCGAATGTGGGTAAGAGTTCCCTTGTTAATGCTCTTCTTGGTGAGGACAGACATATAGTTTCCGAAGAACCAGGCACAACAAGAGACACGATCAATATAAGGATAAAATATCATGGTAAAGATATCGTTCTTGTCGATACGGCAGGAGTAAAAAGAAAGGCTAGAACGGAGAGGGGCCTGGATTCCATAAGTAGCTTGAAAAGCATCCAGTCGGTCACGGATGCTGATATCGTGCTGGTCATGATTGATGGATCCGAACCCGAAATATCACGTCAGGATACCAGAATAGCCGCGTTACCTCACAAATCCGGAAAAGGTGTCATTATCCTGATAAATAAGTGGGATTTGGTAGAGAAGGACGAAAAGACTGCCGGCAAATTCACTCAGAGGGTCAGGGATGAGTTCCAATTTATCAATTATGCTCCGGTGCTGACTATATCCGCAAAAGATAGTACGAGACTGACAAAGATATTTCCACTCTGTTTTTCCATCCAGGAAGCAAGAAGAAAACAGATCGGGACTTCAGAATTGAACAGGTCTATCGAAGAAGCTGTCAAAGCAAAGGCGCCGGGTTTCTTTAAAACAGGGACAGGGAAAATCTATTACTCGACCCAAACAGGCATAGAGCCTCCTACCTTCACCCTTTTTGTCAACAAAACGACCTATTTCCCTCGTTCATATATCCGTTATATCAATAACAAGATAAGAAAAAGGTTTACCTTTGAGGGAACAAAGGTTAAGCTGTTTCTGCGTTCAAAGGAGAAATAA
- the plsY gene encoding glycerol-3-phosphate 1-O-acyltransferase PlsY, which yields MELVIRFILILVPCYLLGSIPSSYIMGKLLRGIDLRQHGSGNLGAANTFRVLGAKAAVPVLLFDIGKGFLAVKLVSMFGIGGILQVLVGVLVVILGHNYSIFVKFSGGKGVGTTAGAFLAMAPVAVGICFLIWALILLIFRIVSVASMISALFLPVIILIVNHFLESRTHSYIVIMSVVMAALVVYKHRSNLRRLSNGTEPRIF from the coding sequence ATGGAATTGGTGATCAGATTCATCCTGATCCTTGTTCCATGCTATCTCCTTGGATCGATACCCTCAAGCTATATCATGGGAAAGTTGCTCAGGGGGATCGACCTGAGGCAGCATGGCAGCGGGAATCTTGGGGCAGCAAATACTTTCAGAGTACTTGGCGCGAAAGCAGCAGTGCCGGTCCTTCTGTTTGATATCGGGAAAGGATTCCTTGCTGTAAAACTCGTAAGCATGTTCGGTATCGGCGGAATCCTTCAGGTACTTGTCGGCGTCCTTGTAGTGATCCTTGGGCATAACTATTCCATTTTCGTCAAGTTTTCGGGAGGTAAGGGCGTAGGAACTACTGCGGGGGCTTTTCTCGCCATGGCGCCGGTCGCTGTTGGTATCTGCTTTCTGATCTGGGCTCTGATCCTGCTTATATTCAGAATTGTTTCCGTTGCCAGCATGATCTCGGCACTGTTTCTTCCAGTGATAATCCTTATCGTAAACCATTTTCTGGAAAGCAGGACTCACAGCTACATAGTAATCATGTCCGTAGTAATGGCAGCATTGGTTGTCTACAAGCATAGAAGCAATCTGAGACGTCTGTCAAATGGCACTGAACCAAGGATATTCTAG
- a CDS encoding NAD(P)-dependent glycerol-3-phosphate dehydrogenase — translation MNKKNKYGSERVAVIGAGSWGTTLALLLAGKGCEINLWEFFPDQARALIRDRENRKFLPGVKIPDNVHITSDLEIALAGASRILFVTPSHTMRQVAGQVASTSGFHKKMIAINASKGLEEKTLCRMSEVLSQELKLPSRRIVGLLGPSHAEEVSRKMPTSIVVAGPDITILEDIQDLFMTDYFRVYTNKDLIGVELGVSLKNTIAIAAGICDGLGFGDNTKAALLTRGLAETKRLACKLGARDGTLSGLAGVGDMIVTCMSRHSRNRYVGEEIGKGRSLNDILEEMVMVAEGVKTTRAAVMLSKRAHVELPITEQVHKVLFRRKDPRRAIRDLMIRKARNEMYR, via the coding sequence ATGAACAAAAAGAATAAATACGGGTCAGAGAGAGTTGCTGTCATAGGAGCTGGAAGCTGGGGTACGACTCTCGCGCTTCTTCTTGCAGGAAAGGGATGCGAAATCAACCTATGGGAGTTCTTTCCGGATCAGGCTCGTGCCCTTATAAGGGACAGGGAAAACAGGAAGTTTCTGCCTGGTGTCAAGATACCGGATAATGTACACATCACATCGGACCTTGAGATAGCTCTGGCTGGCGCCTCACGAATATTGTTCGTTACTCCAAGTCATACTATGCGTCAAGTCGCAGGGCAGGTAGCGAGTACTTCCGGTTTCCACAAAAAGATGATAGCGATCAACGCATCCAAAGGCCTCGAAGAAAAAACTCTATGCAGAATGAGTGAAGTCCTGTCTCAGGAACTTAAACTCCCCTCAAGGCGGATAGTAGGCCTCCTCGGTCCCAGTCATGCAGAGGAAGTAAGCAGGAAAATGCCAACATCCATCGTTGTTGCAGGACCTGATATCACGATTCTTGAGGATATTCAGGACCTGTTCATGACTGATTATTTTAGAGTATATACAAACAAAGATCTTATAGGTGTGGAACTGGGTGTATCTCTAAAAAATACAATCGCCATAGCTGCTGGGATCTGTGACGGTCTTGGCTTTGGAGATAACACAAAAGCGGCGCTCCTGACCAGGGGATTGGCTGAGACCAAGCGGTTGGCTTGTAAACTTGGAGCGAGAGATGGCACGTTGAGCGGGCTGGCAGGGGTCGGCGACATGATAGTGACCTGCATGAGCCGTCACAGTAGAAACAGATATGTCGGCGAAGAGATCGGTAAGGGCAGGTCCCTGAATGATATTCTTGAGGAAATGGTAATGGTGGCCGAGGGTGTCAAGACGACCAGAGCTGCAGTTATGCTGTCCAAAAGAGCGCATGTTGAACTTCCGATCACTGAACAGGTTCACAAGGTCCTGTTCCGCCGTAAAGATCCCAGAAGAGCTATCAGGGACCTTATGATAAGAAAAGCAAGGAACGAGATGTACAGATGA
- a CDS encoding MerR family transcriptional regulator: MKQKSQKLYYSIGEVSELMGVKPHVLRYWETQFPVLKPRKNRAGNRTYRIRDIKYILSIKKLLYGKGYTISGARQMLRESSNNPDILIEQLSIPFAEPGKFEVVLSLKQDLLELKELVKSL, from the coding sequence ATGAAACAAAAGTCCCAGAAACTTTATTACTCGATAGGGGAAGTAAGTGAACTTATGGGGGTCAAACCCCATGTCCTCAGATACTGGGAGACCCAGTTCCCCGTGTTGAAGCCCAGAAAAAACAGGGCTGGAAACAGGACTTACAGGATTCGGGACATAAAGTATATACTTTCCATTAAAAAATTGCTGTATGGGAAGGGATATACTATATCCGGAGCAAGGCAGATGCTCAGGGAATCCAGTAATAATCCGGACATCCTTATTGAACAATTGAGCATCCCGTTTGCCGAACCGGGAAAATTCGAGGTCGTTCTGTCCCTCAAGCAGGATCTGCTCGAACTTAAAGAGCTCGTCAAAAGCCTGTAA
- a CDS encoding glycosyltransferase family 2 protein, translated as MFLDDFGVIIPAYNEQDHIADVILSLKNIFPPGNIVIIDDGSKDGTATTAQSTGAVVITHPENRGKGAALRSGFEYFTKMTDIRGVFTLDADGQHDPSEISGFVDMFNETGADILIGNRMKSTRNMPLVRKLTNRFTSMVISQRVGCRIEDSQSGYRLIKNSLIASIDLVTEHFETESEILIKAGSKGAIIGSVPVSTIYATEESKINPLRDTIRFFKLVIKSYFW; from the coding sequence ATGTTTCTTGATGATTTCGGGGTCATAATTCCCGCATACAATGAACAAGATCATATCGCGGACGTGATCCTTTCCCTTAAGAATATATTTCCTCCCGGGAATATCGTCATAATCGACGATGGGTCGAAAGACGGTACCGCAACAACCGCACAATCGACCGGGGCAGTTGTTATAACACATCCTGAAAACAGGGGGAAAGGTGCCGCACTCAGGTCAGGGTTCGAATATTTTACCAAAATGACTGACATAAGGGGAGTTTTCACATTGGACGCGGACGGCCAGCACGATCCATCGGAGATCTCAGGATTTGTAGACATGTTTAACGAGACCGGGGCTGATATCCTTATTGGAAACAGAATGAAATCTACCAGGAACATGCCCCTTGTAAGAAAACTCACAAACAGATTCACTTCAATGGTGATCAGCCAGAGAGTAGGATGCAGGATCGAAGACAGCCAGTCAGGTTACCGCCTTATAAAAAATTCTCTTATTGCAAGTATAGATCTTGTCACAGAACATTTTGAGACTGAAAGTGAAATTCTGATCAAGGCTGGCAGCAAGGGTGCGATAATAGGTTCTGTTCCTGTCAGTACGATATACGCTACAGAAGAAAGCAAGATTAATCCCTTGCGCGACACGATCCGGTTTTTCAAGCTGGTCATCAAGAGTTATTTCTGGTAG
- the surE gene encoding 5'/3'-nucleotidase SurE, protein MKKKPIILVTNDDGIRAEGIKALAAGIAHLGKVIIVAPENEQSATSHAITLDRPLRIKKYSDDRYGVSGTPADCLLMAVQGILGEKPDIVVSGINHGPNLGEDVMYSGTVAAAIEGYLMGISSIAFSITSWDPVSFDAASLISSRLTSKMLEGMNENVLLWNVNIPAIPMNEIGGLRVARLGSRVYNDAVIKQTDPRGKECYWIGGGEPGWKKEKDSDFCAITEGYVSLTPLMVDMTDRKRMSDLDKWDLDLSPK, encoded by the coding sequence TTGAAGAAAAAACCAATAATACTTGTCACAAACGACGATGGTATACGTGCGGAAGGCATTAAAGCTCTTGCTGCTGGAATAGCTCATCTTGGCAAGGTCATCATCGTCGCTCCGGAAAATGAACAGAGCGCAACAAGTCATGCTATTACCCTGGATAGACCTCTCAGGATAAAAAAATACAGTGATGACAGATACGGCGTCTCGGGCACTCCTGCTGATTGTTTGCTGATGGCTGTCCAGGGAATCCTGGGTGAAAAACCCGATATTGTCGTCTCAGGAATAAATCATGGTCCGAATCTTGGTGAGGATGTGATGTACTCTGGAACAGTCGCTGCAGCAATTGAGGGATACCTCATGGGAATATCCTCGATAGCATTCTCCATTACGTCATGGGATCCTGTTTCTTTCGATGCTGCTTCTTTAATTTCATCAAGACTTACATCAAAAATGCTTGAGGGTATGAATGAGAATGTTCTTCTGTGGAACGTAAATATCCCTGCAATACCTATGAATGAGATCGGTGGCCTCAGGGTAGCCAGGCTGGGATCACGAGTATACAATGATGCTGTCATCAAACAAACTGACCCGAGAGGCAAGGAATGTTACTGGATCGGTGGGGGAGAACCGGGCTGGAAGAAAGAGAAAGATTCTGATTTCTGCGCCATAACCGAAGGATATGTATCTCTGACACCCCTCATGGTGGATATGACTGACAGAAAAAGGATGAGTGATCTTGACAAATGGGATCTGGATTTGAGCCCGAAGTAG
- a CDS encoding protein-L-isoaspartate(D-aspartate) O-methyltransferase — MGSGFEPEVDYSIARKRMVRDQLSARGIENDRLLQAFMEVPRHLFLDPATGARAYDDCSFPIGYSQTISQPYTQAMMMQYLQISSSDRILEVGTGSGYQTAILSLLGREVFSVERIAPLSRNAGEVLSRIRTGRIRLKITDGSDGWEFYAPYDKIIVSAAMREKPVSLIDQLGVEGMLIAPVAKEHEHLVLYSWVEGKIKEQVLSRCAFVPLLKGTE; from the coding sequence ATGGGATCTGGATTTGAGCCCGAAGTAGATTACAGCATAGCGCGAAAGCGGATGGTAAGAGATCAACTTTCAGCGCGAGGGATCGAGAATGACAGACTTCTTCAGGCTTTCATGGAGGTGCCGAGACACCTCTTTCTCGATCCTGCAACTGGAGCAAGAGCTTACGACGATTGTTCATTCCCAATCGGATATTCACAGACGATTTCCCAACCCTACACGCAGGCTATGATGATGCAGTATCTGCAGATATCTTCGAGCGACAGGATTCTTGAAGTTGGTACAGGCAGTGGTTACCAGACAGCCATACTTTCTCTGCTTGGCCGGGAAGTCTTCTCCGTCGAAAGAATCGCACCACTATCAAGAAATGCGGGTGAAGTCCTTTCACGTATAAGAACAGGCAGGATCAGGCTGAAGATCACCGATGGTTCGGACGGATGGGAATTCTACGCGCCCTACGACAAAATCATTGTATCCGCTGCTATGCGTGAAAAACCTGTCAGTTTAATTGATCAGTTGGGCGTTGAAGGCATGCTGATTGCTCCAGTCGCTAAGGAACACGAGCATCTTGTCTTATACAGTTGGGTGGAAGGAAAGATCAAAGAACAAGTACTTTCAAGATGCGCCTTCGTACCTCTTCTGAAGGGAACCGAATAG
- a CDS encoding small multi-drug export protein, translating into MTYPIFALIQGMSPKLLTFLIAALPISELRGAIPYALSSGGLGWKEAYFYAVMGNFLPVIPILLFLERVSNWLRRYPIWDRFFEWFFKRTRKKGQMISRFETIGLILFVAIPLPVTGAWTGCAAAFLFKVPLKLAIPAVAAGILIAGAIVTLAFMGVISFWGIASG; encoded by the coding sequence GTGACTTATCCTATCTTCGCTCTGATCCAGGGGATGTCTCCGAAACTGCTGACTTTCCTTATAGCCGCCCTTCCGATATCCGAACTTAGGGGAGCGATACCTTATGCCCTGTCAAGCGGTGGACTAGGCTGGAAAGAAGCCTATTTCTACGCTGTGATGGGCAATTTCCTTCCCGTCATCCCGATACTTCTTTTCCTTGAAAGGGTATCCAACTGGCTTAGAAGATATCCAATATGGGACCGCTTTTTCGAATGGTTTTTCAAAAGGACGCGCAAAAAGGGACAGATGATATCAAGATTCGAGACTATAGGGCTGATTCTTTTTGTCGCGATACCTCTGCCTGTCACAGGGGCATGGACCGGGTGCGCGGCCGCTTTTTTATTCAAGGTGCCTCTTAAGCTTGCGATCCCGGCTGTTGCAGCAGGTATTCTTATTGCGGGAGCGATTGTCACGCTTGCATTTATGGGTGTTATCTCGTTCTGGGGAATTGCTTCAGGCTGA
- a CDS encoding M23 family metallopeptidase: MGKKNESDRKPVSTTSSRLPEKKKLFSPGYPITDLNLSMITSLYGARKHPRLHTMEFHTGIDIDTKLGEPVLSVAEGVIIFSGKQGGYGNVIIVEHSERFCTVYAHLSLMLVKKGEIVRRGEAIGKVGVTGNSTGSHLHFEVRVGGKTVNPLDFLNIVK; this comes from the coding sequence ATGGGAAAAAAGAACGAGAGTGATCGGAAACCTGTATCTACTACATCCAGCAGACTGCCGGAAAAAAAGAAACTTTTTTCCCCTGGATATCCTATAACGGATTTAAATCTTTCCATGATAACCAGTCTTTATGGCGCCAGAAAGCATCCGCGACTCCATACCATGGAATTCCACACAGGTATTGACATAGACACAAAGTTGGGTGAACCTGTCCTTTCTGTGGCTGAAGGGGTAATAATATTCTCTGGAAAACAGGGTGGATATGGTAATGTGATTATTGTAGAACATTCAGAAAGGTTCTGCACGGTGTATGCACACCTCTCGCTCATGTTAGTAAAGAAAGGTGAGATAGTGCGCAGGGGGGAGGCAATAGGCAAAGTCGGAGTGACAGGGAATTCTACAGGTTCGCACCTTCATTTCGAAGTGAGAGTCGGTGGGAAAACTGTCAATCCGTTGGACTTCCTCAATATCGTTAAATAA
- a CDS encoding RNA polymerase sigma factor RpoD/SigA, producing the protein MTASRNSSSIDSKYFEDVGRYPLLSRVEEIELARKARDGNEEARKTLILSNLKLVITIAKSYSSYGVPFLDLIEEGNLGLIKAVSRFDPEKGFRFSTYSSWWIKQSIVRAISNFSRTIRIPIHVFQLMKKYIAMDNSTENLSQTEKAGVLGISNKKLRMIENLVMNIKALDVSNSVDSYNELTTNIDPPDDTDVEKIILQQIEHEELARLLDRLSEREKLILKIRYGFNDGVTHTLAETGLVIKVSRERVRQLEVRALRKLRCLLEAQDPAEENLCL; encoded by the coding sequence ATGACAGCAAGTAGAAATAGTTCAAGTATAGACAGTAAATATTTCGAGGATGTAGGTCGCTATCCGCTTCTCTCCAGGGTCGAGGAAATCGAACTTGCCAGGAAGGCAAGAGATGGGAACGAGGAAGCCAGAAAGACACTTATTCTCAGCAATCTCAAGCTCGTCATTACGATTGCAAAATCATATTCTTCCTACGGTGTGCCATTTCTTGATCTGATTGAGGAAGGAAACCTTGGGCTCATAAAGGCCGTCAGTCGCTTCGATCCGGAAAAAGGGTTCCGATTCTCAACATATTCATCCTGGTGGATCAAACAGTCGATTGTAAGAGCTATTTCAAACTTTTCAAGGACCATCCGGATCCCTATCCATGTATTTCAGCTGATGAAAAAATATATTGCGATGGATAACTCTACCGAAAATCTGAGCCAGACGGAAAAAGCAGGGGTGCTTGGTATTTCCAACAAGAAACTTCGTATGATTGAGAACTTGGTCATGAATATCAAAGCGCTGGATGTATCGAATAGCGTCGATTCATACAATGAACTCACTACAAATATCGACCCGCCAGACGATACCGATGTTGAAAAGATAATCCTTCAGCAGATCGAACATGAGGAATTGGCAAGGCTGCTCGACAGGTTATCCGAGAGAGAAAAACTTATCCTCAAGATCCGGTATGGATTTAATGATGGAGTCACTCACACACTGGCGGAAACCGGTCTGGTTATTAAGGTGTCCAGAGAAAGGGTCAGGCAGCTTGAAGTCAGGGCATTGAGAAAACTTCGTTGCCTTCTCGAGGCCCAGGATCCAGCAGAAGAGAATCTCTGCCTATGA